A genomic stretch from Vulpes lagopus strain Blue_001 chromosome 11, ASM1834538v1, whole genome shotgun sequence includes:
- the LOC121501514 gene encoding olfactory receptor-like protein OLF1 — translation MELMDGNYTLVTEFILLGFPTRPELQIVLFLVFLTLYGMILTGNIGLMMLIRTDPHLQTPMYFFLSNLSFADLCFSSAIVPKMLVNFLSENKSISLYGCALQFYFSCAFADTESFILAAMAYDRYVAICNPLLYTVVMSRGICVWLIVLSYIGGNMSSLVHTSFAFILKYCDKNVINHFFCDLPPLLKLSCTDTSVNEWLLSTYGSSVEIFCFIVIVISYYFILRSVLRIRSSSGRKKTFSTCASHLTSVAIYQGTLLFIYSRPSYLYTPNTDKIISVFYTIIIPVLNPLIYSLRNKDVKDAAKRAVRLKVDSS, via the coding sequence ATGGAATTGATGGATGGAAACTACACCTTGGTGACCGAGTTTATTCTTTTAGGGTTTCCAACCCGCCCTGAACTGCAGATTGTCCTATTCCTCGTGTTTCTGACATTGTATGGTATGATTTTAACAGGGAATATTGGACTGATGATGTTAATCAGGACCGACCCTCACCTTCAAACccctatgtattttttccttagcAACCTCTCCTTTGCAGACCTTTGTTTCTCCTCAGCCATTGTTCCCAAGATGTTGGTCAACTTCCTCTCAGAAAATAAATCTATCTCCCTTTATGGCTGTGccctacagttttatttttcatgtgcttttgcTGATACAGAATCCTTTATCCTGGCTGCCATGGCATACGATCGCTATGTTGCCATCTGTAATCCTCTACTGTATACAGTTGTGATGTCTCGGGGCATCTGTGTATGGTTGATTGTCTTGTCCTACATTGGAGGTAACATGAGTTCCCTGGTTCACACATCCTTTGCCTTTATTCTGAAATACTGCGATAAAAATGTCATTAATCATTTTTTCTGCGACCTCCCTCCCCTGCTTAAGCTATCCTGCACAGACACCTCAGTTAATGAGTGGCTTCTCTCCACATATGGCAGCTCAGTGGAAATTTTCTGCTTCATCGTCATTGTCATCTCCTACTATTTCATTCTGCGCTCAGTCTTGAGGATCCGCTCTTCCAGTGGCAGAAAGAAAACCTTCTCCACGTGTGCCTCTCACCTGACTTCTGTGGCCATCTATCAGGGGACTCTTCTCTTCATTTACTCACGGCCCAGCTATCTGTATACTCCCAACACTGATAAAATTATCTCCGTGTTCTACACCATTATTATCCCAGTGTTGAATCCGTTGATTTATAGTTTgagaaataaagatgtaaaagatgCCGCTAAGAGAGCTGTAAGGTTAAAAGTGGATTCCTCATGA